Proteins encoded within one genomic window of Calonectris borealis chromosome 1, bCalBor7.hap1.2, whole genome shotgun sequence:
- the LPAR5 gene encoding lysophosphatidic acid receptor 5 — translation MSASNVSQTCKDYSFNHHLLLPGYILIFITGLMLNVMALWIFIHYLRLKSVVMIYMFNLAVSDLTFTLPLPLRLYYYSNHHWPFGNTPCQVSGSVFQINMYGSCLFLMCINLDRYVAIVHPLRWRHLRRPKVAKLLCLIVWVVIFMGSIPTAIVHKQNHCKEQNQTVYLCFESFSDDMWQNHLFPLVILAEILGFLLPLSSVTYCSIRIFQELCQNSQTKTLRQQKTIRLLLVNLVIFIICFVPYNTTLAVYGMIKAQVIKVERETQVSVRQVLIMTMLLASMNCTLDPLIYYFSTEGFRNTFKKLRRGQAWDSDTGMLKNQIVENKSTRDHAVSKVKQFPAGNFIRPNESLPSHPTAVFLNGPIEDSEI, via the coding sequence ATGTCAGCTTCCAATGTGTCTCAGACATGCAAGGATTACAGCTTcaaccaccacctcctcctgcctggctACATCCTGATATTCATTACAGGTTTGATGCTGAACGTGATGGCCCTGTGGATATTCATCCACTACCTGCGCCTGAAGTCTGTGGTGATGATCTACATGTTCAATCTGGCCGTGAGCGACCTCACCTTCACACTCCCTCTGCCGCTGCGACTCTACTACTATTCCAACCACCACTGGCCCTTTGGTAACACCCCGTGCCAAGTCTCTGGCTCTGTCTTCCAGATCAACATGTATGGTAGCTGCCTATTCCTCATGTGCATCAACCTGGATCGCTATGTTGCCATTGTCCACCCCCTTCGCTGGCGGCATCTGCGGCGCCCCAAGGTGGCCAAGCTCCTTTGCCTGATTGTCTGGGTTGTGATCTTCATGGGCTCCATCCCCACTGCCATAGTCCACAAGCAAAACCACTGTAAGGAACAGAACCAGACTGTTTATCTCTGCTTTGAAAGCTTTAGTGACGACATGTGGCAGAATCACCTCTTCCCCCTAGTTATCCTGGCTGAAATCTTGGGGTTTCTCCTGCCTCTCAGCTCTGTGACATACTGCTCGATTCGGATCTTTCAGGAGCTCTGTCAGAACAGCCAGACAAAGACCCTGCGACAGCAGAAGACCATCCGTCTCCTCTTGGTCAATCTGGTCATTTTCATTATCTGCTTTGTGCCTTACAACACTACCCTGGCAGTTTATGGGATGATAAAGGCCCAGGTCATTAAAGTTGAGCGAGAAACACAGGTCTCCGTGCGCCAAGTGTTAATTATGACAATGCTGTTGGCCAGCATGAACTGCACGCTGGACCCCTTGATCTACTACTTTAGTACTGAGGGTTTCCGCAACACCTTTAAGAAACTGCGGCGGGGACAAGCCTGGGACTCAGATACAGGGATGCTGAAGAATCAGATTGTGGAGAATAAGTCAACCCGAGACCATGCTGTCTCAAAAGTAAAACAGTTCCCAGCTGGAAACTTTATCCGTCCCAATGAATCTTTGCCATCACATCCTACTGCAGTATTTTTGAACGGCCCTATTGAGGACTCGGAAATATGA